The Rhodothermia bacterium genome segment CCCTTTGGGATTTGGCGGCCCGGTTTTCCTCCACAAATCAAGGGCTTTGACCAATACGACAAACTTTATGCAGATGCCAAGCTATGGCTGAATAAAGGTTGGTTAGATTATTTTACGCCGCAACTCTATTGGCCGATTGATAAAGTGGAACAAAGTTACCCGACCTTGTTGAAGTGGTGGATCAGTGAAAATACCCAAAACCGTCATATCTGGCCGGGAAACTATACCAGTAAGGTGATAGACCCCGATCCTACAAAGCGCTGGGACCCCGTTGAATTGGTCAATCAAGTTCGGATGACACAAGACTTGCCCGGAACGGATGGTAACGTTCATTTCAGCATGAAATCTCTGATGGCCTCGAACAGCGTTTTGGGTGATCGGCTTCGTCAGGAGGTGTATCGGTACAAAACGTTGGTTCCGGCTTCCCCTTGGCTCGGAGAAGCACCAAAAGAAAAGCCAGCCGTTAAAATCCGAAAGCAAAAAAAACAACGTCTTGTAGAGTTGGGGTTCGAGTTGTCAGAAAATAGTGCCGCCTCTACAATGCCTTTACACTGGATTATTCGGACGCTCTATGGAAATCGTTGGGAAATGGAATTGGTTTCAGGTAGCGAAACCGTGTACGCACTGAAGGCGATGCATGGTTTGCAAAAGCCGGATTGGGTGGTGGTTTCGGCATTGAGCCGCACGGGGGTAGAGGGGCCACAAACCGCCAAAAGGATCAAGAAATAGGGGCTGTTTTTACCCAACGTAACCGCATGATGCGGTTGGACTTTGGGGTAATCCGTGCCGCTTCGGATGGGCGATGACCCAAGATGGCCCAGATGGTATCTCCGGCCAGTAGAACAGGAATATTGGTTCGGTGTGTAGCAGGGACTTTGGCGTCCGTCAAGAAATCACTAACTTTTTTGTGGTGACCTTGCATCCCGAAAGGCTGAAATTGGTCGCCGATTGTCCATGCACGTATGTGGAATGGCGTCTCTTCTGGCGGGGCTGCCCAGACTTCGCAATCTGTTTCGAGGCTTTTTAGGCAATGTTCTGGGTCTTCGGTGGAATGTAGTTCCAGTTCAAAAATTCCCCATGGCGTTTGGCAAGGGACGTCCGGTGTTAACACAAAAATATCAGAGGTTTGGAGCGTAAGCGTTAAAAAAACAAGTGATTTTCGGTCTCGCCAAATAGCGCCAGAAGGTAAGGTAAGTCTTGTGCCTGTTTGTGAATATGTGAGACGGTCTATTCTGCCGAGGAAGTCACGGCTTTGCGGGAAGTCGGGCAACCATTTTTTGAGAGCTTCTAAGTACAAACGTTTGCGCCAAACAATCGGTAATTTGCTCAGTTCGGTCAGGGATAGCGCCCTTTCCTGCGTATTTATCTTTGCAAAGAGGGCCTTTAGCTTAGGGTGAAAATCGTGGTCTAAGTACGTTCTGAGGTCTTCACCCATGGCGACCAAATGGTCTATTGCCGTGTCA includes the following:
- the tilS gene encoding tRNA lysidine(34) synthetase TilS; amino-acid sequence: MPTLPEFRERMAALPIGHPPQEVLVALSGGLDSVVLAHAMTMLGYKVTAVHINYRLRGDDSEADAHFVEQFCQQLKIPCYIEIFETEKLRPKELSVQAFARNLRYMAFARIAQAEGIGFIATAHHADDQAETILLNLLRGTSIEGLAGIPAVRPLSNGSEYQIIRPLLSYRKQELIRYARENNLFWREDTSNHQTKYRRNLVRQRLMRIIQKDFGDTAIDHLVAMGEDLRTYLDHDFHPKLKALFAKINTQERALSLTELSKLPIVWRKRLYLEALKKWLPDFPQSRDFLGRIDRLTYSQTGTRLTLPSGAIWRDRKSLVFLTLTLQTSDIFVLTPDVPCQTPWGIFELELHSTEDPEHCLKSLETDCEVWAAPPEETPFHIRAWTIGDQFQPFGMQGHHKKVSDFLTDAKVPATHRTNIPVLLAGDTIWAILGHRPSEAARITPKSNRIMRLRWVKTAPIS